The proteins below are encoded in one region of Halococcus saccharolyticus DSM 5350:
- the pyrH gene encoding UMP kinase: MKLVLSLGGSVLAPRDPERVGAHAAVIENLVEAGHTVGAVVGGGTVAREYIHTARELGANEIELDQLGVDTTRLNARLLIAALSERAATRPARDYETAGAALRRGEIAVMGGVAPGQTTDAVSAALAEYAGADLLVYATSVPGVFDADPAENDGAHRYDELSATELVDVIADIEMTAGASAPVDLLAAKIIERSGVRTVVLDGTDPDRVAEVVESGSHDGTDIIPAAADEPTYWAMND; encoded by the coding sequence ATGAAACTCGTTCTCTCGCTCGGCGGGAGCGTTCTCGCACCCAGGGATCCCGAACGCGTCGGCGCGCACGCAGCCGTCATCGAGAACCTCGTCGAAGCGGGCCACACCGTCGGTGCGGTCGTCGGCGGCGGAACCGTTGCGAGAGAGTATATCCACACCGCCCGCGAACTCGGCGCGAACGAGATCGAACTCGACCAGCTCGGCGTCGACACCACCCGGCTCAACGCCCGCCTGCTGATCGCGGCGCTCTCCGAGCGTGCGGCGACCCGCCCCGCCCGGGATTACGAGACAGCGGGCGCGGCACTCAGGCGCGGCGAGATCGCGGTCATGGGCGGCGTCGCACCGGGCCAGACCACCGACGCGGTGAGCGCCGCGCTCGCGGAGTACGCCGGTGCGGATCTTCTCGTCTATGCCACCAGCGTTCCGGGCGTGTTCGACGCCGATCCCGCCGAAAACGACGGCGCACACCGCTACGACGAGCTCTCGGCCACCGAGCTCGTCGACGTGATCGCCGACATCGAGATGACCGCCGGCGCGAGCGCTCCTGTCGACCTGCTCGCGGCGAAGATCATCGAACGCTCGGGCGTTCGTACTGTCGTCCTCGACGGTACCGACCCCGACCGAGTCGCGGAGGTCGTCGAATCCGGCAGCCACGACGGTACCGACATCATCCCAGCGGCCGCGGACGAACCGACCTACTGGGCGATGAATGACTGA
- a CDS encoding molybdopterin synthase has product MKALAVVGASETGKTTLIERLVDRLDERGSVATIKHLDHAPDIDTHGKDTARHRDAGAAVTYGVDDEGWFATGDARDLDEILDDLAPDHDYAIVEGFSGRHLPAVVLGDRDHAGRELASADDADGIDLDAVCTAIDDLEPRVTLESLVEKVKSAPNADRSGAIATFTGRVRTKDADDDAPTEHLEFETYEGVAEERLAAIIDDLEAREGVQRVLAHHRTGVITSGEDIVFVVVLAGHREEAFATVSDGIDRLKDEVPIFKKEVTADEQFWLHERA; this is encoded by the coding sequence ATGAAGGCTCTCGCCGTCGTCGGTGCCTCGGAAACGGGGAAGACGACGCTGATCGAGCGACTCGTCGACCGTCTCGACGAGCGCGGATCGGTCGCCACGATCAAGCACCTCGATCACGCACCCGACATCGATACCCACGGCAAGGACACCGCTCGCCACCGTGACGCCGGCGCAGCAGTCACCTACGGCGTCGACGACGAGGGCTGGTTCGCCACCGGCGACGCGCGCGATCTCGACGAGATCCTCGACGATCTCGCTCCCGACCACGACTACGCGATCGTCGAAGGCTTTTCCGGCCGCCACCTCCCGGCGGTGGTTCTCGGCGACCGCGACCACGCCGGCCGCGAGCTCGCTTCGGCCGACGATGCCGACGGGATCGATCTCGATGCGGTGTGTACGGCGATCGACGACCTCGAACCCCGCGTCACGCTCGAATCGCTGGTCGAGAAGGTCAAATCAGCCCCAAACGCGGATCGCTCGGGCGCGATCGCCACCTTCACGGGTCGCGTCCGGACGAAAGACGCCGACGACGACGCGCCGACCGAGCACCTCGAGTTCGAGACCTACGAGGGCGTCGCCGAGGAGCGCCTCGCGGCCATCATCGACGACCTCGAAGCCCGCGAGGGCGTCCAGCGCGTGCTCGCCCACCACCGCACGGGCGTCATCACCTCGGGCGAGGATATCGTGTTCGTCGTGGTGCTCGCGGGCCACCGCGAGGAGGCGTTCGCGACGGTCTCGGACGGTATCGACCGACTCAAAGACGAAGTCCCGATCTTCAAAAAGGAAGTGACGGCCGACGAGCAGTTCTGGCTCCACGAGCGCGCGTGA